The genomic interval ATTTTGAGTACTTTCATGAAGTTACCATGGAATATATGCTTTTACTTAATATCTCTCTTAAAGTGTAGGATTTATTTCCAATTGTTTTCAAGGTACTTGTACCACAAAGAATTCAGGGACTGTGTAATCATCAAGATTAtgtaaaacagcagcacaggtgGTATTCTCCACATAAAAGCACATAGGCAGTTCTAAGTGAAAACTGTGAGGATAAATTAAATATCCTTCCAACTTTTAAAGGCCTACTAATCAGAAACACAGAGGATTCTTGAAGGTGCATTTGCCCTCCAATTATGAATAGACTTTTGAGAATTACATAGCAAAAGCCAAGACTTCTATTATACAGGGCATTGTGGGTAGAGCTCAGTATTGTTCTTGCTTTTATCCTAGCTCCCATAACTAATCAAGTCTCAAAAGCAATTCTCTTCCCATACTTCCTATCAATACAATGTATTACTTGATAAGAGACAGCGTTTGTAAAAAaggcttctggaaaaaaagcaatatccaaacaaaaacatttaccTTTTGTCTCTTTAAAGACATGCTTTCTGTGAGCAAAGCAAAtgaatgctttctctttcttcctgtaTACCCTAACTGCTGCATTCTGACCCTGACTATGAAAATCCTTCAGTTAAAGTTTTAGTACCATGTCTTCAAATGTTTGCAACTGACAATGCTCTTTGTAGGTACAGAAAccccttattaaaaaaaaaaaaaaaaaaaaaaaaaaaaaaggcaggaagtTACACCAAGTAAAGAGTAAGGATTCATTGTAAGTAAGTTACACCAAAGAAGGATAGAAGTTATTATGAATGTATTTACACAATTGTTAAGGTACACAAATACAGTGGTAGTACAAATGAAGTGCTCTGAGATACTGGTTTCCAATACACAGGTTTATATAGACAGTCTAACTATTTTCTGCATGATGGAATTTAACTATTATGAAGGACAAAAACTGCCCACAAGTGAGTACAATTCTAGAAGTCTGCAGTCAACTTTTAAGTATAGTACAGCAATCTAATGTTCCAGATACAGAGAGAATAAGGAGGCTGCCTTTGTAAGTCCCTCTAACAGTACATTATTAACCACAGATATTTACAAGGAAAGCACAGTGAAGTGTAAAACTCTTCAAATGGTAGTGCACATGCCTAAAATACTGAAGCTTATAGTAACCAAGGAAATAATTCTCCTATGCAAACTTATCCATGGATCAAACTCTTAAGCTTTTCCACTATACTCTCCCCAAACACAGTTTTCCCCAGTCAGACTCAGAGTACACACAAGCAAGTAGCTAATGTTCTGAAAACATCCAAAGAAGAGTGACTAATACTTAATATGTGGACTTTTGAGAGGGgcaaaaaagaatttgtaagcagtgaaacaacaaaaattactCTTCATAAAGCTTTGAAGACCAAtaggcctttaaaaaaatttgttttcaagcagGGAAGAATTTCTCAAAATACCTAACTGTTCACAAACAAAATCTCTGTATATACTTTCATTTCCAACGTGGAACTTCCCATTACTTCAGTCATACTAGTATAAACAGTACTTCTGATACCATTCCAAGTACTGTGAGGACAGAATACCTACTTTTATTTTACGAGACCATTTACAGTAACAAACAATGTGAAGAATCTCCCATATTCTGTAACCAACAGGTGCTAACACCACCTGCAACAGTTTTTTTGGACAACCTAAGCATGCTGAGTCATTCATTCCTAGCTAATGATTCTGGGCATACTCAGGTTGAATACAGTTAAGAATTAAATATGGTATGCACCTGAACTGTAAAAATTCTCAGGATTTCACAGCAAgaatagttttggtttttttggttgggttttttttttaataattccttttttgaGTCTTGGCATGAAACAGAAGGCCTgaatctatttatttatttatttttaaacatgtagATGCTGAATGAAACGTGCAAATTCACTGAAGACTCAGTAGCAACGTGTATTTTCCACTTGCAACACCCTCCAAGCTAACCAGCCTCAGAgtgcaggaaacaaaattttaccAATAAAAACAATGTTTGAAACTATCCATTTACCCAAACTAAGCAGAGAGATAGGACAAGCTTTCAAATTCTAAATCCCTCAAATGCCAGTGTCTTTCACTTTATCCTTCttattctttacaaaaaaaaaaaaaaaagaaatccattatCACCGTCTCTACTATACTTAGACTCTCCTGCAGGGTATTTAGTTCTTTTATGTAAAAGAACgagtattaaaaattaatttgtgttaCACGGAAAGTTAAATGTTAAGTGTGAATGAagacagcaaacagcaaaggaaaatcctaagttttaaaaatttcatgaGAAAACTGTCTCAGTCAATATGGGACCATACAAAtaagtaaacattttaaataaagtcagATGGTTTTGATTCATTTACATGTTCCCTGccagactaatttttttaaacaagaaatttCAAGCCATTGCCTTTAGTTTAGGTTTGTTTAtattctacatttttaaatcagaCAAAAGCAAGAGTTCTTTACAGAGAATTAAGCCAATAATTTTAGCAAAATGATACAAAAAACTTTCTTAAACCAAGTAAAAGATTTATAGTTACAGTAGAATAATAAAAAGGGGGTAAAGTCTGCCGCCTGTGGAGGTAAAACTGAAATGGCCATCCGATAACAGGCGGTCAACTCTGTAAaccatctttcttttccagcccTGATACCACAGGGTTCTCTTAAGGTCATTGGGTTTCTGGCAAAAGCGTCCTGTAATGGCAGCTGCTGGAGTCTGTCCATGTTCCTCCAAGTGCCTTTTAAGTCACATGGAGAACTCCAATTGTAATGTTTCCACTCTAGTTTAGGGTATTTTTGCTAGTAAAGCCATTGGTAACATAGGAGATCAGCCATGCATTATCTGCCCTCcatggcaaaataattttcatcgGTGCACAGCAGACTGGAGAACACTGGTAGTTACCCGAGCAGGAATCTACCAAAGCCAAAAAACAAGACAACATCAGCACATACTCTTCCAGTTAACATACAAGTGGCTCTCAATGCACTTTTAAATAATTCGTTGCCAAATGTAAGTGTGTGAATTTAAAATCCAATGAGCTACACAATGTTTCGCACCCACCTGTAGCTACACGAAGTTCCCtgtattttcctcctttattaGAAGTTAACATGGAAAATTCACCTTTCCAGCCAGAGGggatgttttgaagaaaagtaaacAGAGCATAAACATgcacagaagaaagaacaaaccaGATGAAAATGCTACCAATGTGTAGAAATAGACTCAATGAATAATTaagtttgggggaagaaaaaaaaaatcccagtaagAGAGtaaaaaacaattaattattttcaatggcttttcatttttcatgggACATTGTGTTAAAAGACACTTCATTAATTTCCATAGCTTGACCTATTTCAGTAACAGTGTAACATTATTTCAATAACACTTTCCCTGTGAAAGTGAAAAACAACCACACATCACTGCAATTTAAGAAGCGAGAAATGTCTAAGTAGGTGAATCAGTATTCAGTATTAACTTCAGTTGTAAACAGCTACAAATAGTAAGGCATACAGTAATGGCCAACCAATGCACACACAACTCTGAGCAGACCAGAATCTGCACGTCTCCCGCACATGAGCTTTCCAATGCAAAGCTTTAggtttgccttttaaaatttttaaaaatttttttattttttactaagGTCTGATAATTGGACTTTAAAGTGTTAAGGTGCCATTTACAGTTGGATCTTTTTAAAGTGGTTTACGAAGCAGCTTGTGCACAGTCAGCCAAGCACacaaagcaggaggagaaaaaggaagagaaatagcaGGAGTCTTCACCAACTAGAGATACAGGATTAGTGCAAGCTTAGGCTTTATAGAGAAAGTGAGGCAGCAGACGGAGTTATACAACAGAATTTattaaggaacagaaaaatctcacagcctttttttaataagaagcaaagcaaagaagctCCTGAAATACttaagaaagcatccttcagcCATCAAGGTTCAGATTCCAACTGAAACTTGTTATTTCCCTGATGAAACCTGTTATTGCCAAAAGCAGAACAGACTAAAAAGCCAAAAGCTGcacacagaaaggcagaaactTCTACTGCACTAACAGTGGAAAGGAGTTCTAAATAACCAAATCGAAGTCTGTCTACCTCCGAGATACTCGTGTTCAAGCTATTCTCATTAGAatgtgaacattttttaaatatagatcTGAATAGAtctgagtatttttaaaacaacagctcATAAGGAATGGAGAAGAATATAAACCAGTAGTGACAAATGGATATGGCTGTAGTAGGACGTTCCATTTATGACAAGACAGAGCCTCATTTGAGTAATATAGTCAATTGAGTCTTCATacaagtattttgcttttatgattCTGAAGCAGATGTGGTTTTGAATGGATGACCCACTGCTGCATGAACATCCCTGGAAAGACATGTAATTCTCAAACAGCTAAAATTTAGActtggttattttattttattgttgatGCTTGAACGATTTTAGGGACTTTTAAAGTCACTATTTTTGTCAATTCTGCTTAAGAGTCCAAGTGGAACAGCAGCAATAATTCAACTTTTGGAAGGACATTTACTTTTAAGttagagaaaaaacaatgcttCATCAAGCATCTGACCGGAAGGCACAGGTACAACTATGAGATAATGTGAGGAGAAGAAGCAAAGTTGGATgtttccaaagatttttttccccaccccatCCAAAGTTTTGGTGTCTAATGAGAAGCACTCACCCAGTGCTGCCTTCCAACGAAAGGAGACGAGCAGCTACTTGCCATGGTGTTCGAAAGGAATGCTATTCTGAGGTAGGGGAAAAGACAGCAATTTGTAACAGTTCCACTGCCCCAATATATAAAGATGTCTAACAAATATGCAACCTAAACTTGCAGTAGCAAATGTATCTTTTGAGGAGCTCTGATTTCAGACTTCTATAAGACATTTCTATCATATTAAGAGATACGTAAAAGGAACAAATCATTATTCCTCAAAGAAAGCTGACAGCGTCAGAAGAACAGCACAGAGTATGATGCCTATTAAGATGGATATATGGAGAAAGATTTGCTCATGAGGAGATGGAAAATGCAGAGGCATTGGAAGTATGTTGCTttttccccagggaagtggcacAACACTTAAGTTGTTCAATGCCAGTGTTGGCTACAGTCTTCCAAAAACTTCTGCTGTCAAAGAGACTTAATCAAGTATTTCTTTGTGCAGCATTCCAATCTTTTCCTCCAACTACAGAAAGAATACCTCTATTACCAGCAGGAATTATGCACAGCTTTGACTGTTGGGTGCTGAACATGctacatttgggaaaaaaaaattaaacaacttACTGTATACCATGAACAGTCAGATTGAACCTTCTGTGAAAGGAAATGAATGCTACTCACCCATAACTAGACTCTTGAGATGATCACTGCTTTCAGGATGCAGTCTGTGCAATGTGTACCAACAGAACTGATTCAAAATAGTGTTTACTGGAATACTCATGGCCTCCTTTAGTACGTTTCTTAATGTTTAAATACTGACTACGTAAAGGAGACTTAGTGAACAATTTACTCATACAGCTTAAGAGAAGAAGGACAGTTTAACAGCTGGTATGATTTTCCATCCAGCACAGATCACAACTCTTCACTGCACAGAAACCTGTAATTTAGGCTTGCTTTAGACCTGAATGCACCACCTAGAAATGAATCCAGTTTTGATGCAAAGGCAAAGGGGACAGATGATCTGCTTCTTTTAGAAGTTGTTTCAGTGGCTAACTGCCTTCACTTAgacctctgctttgcttttctttacatgtgagtggttttaattttaagcaataGGTTCTTCACGTATGTTTTCTGCATAAATGTCAGTTCCTGTTAAAATTATTGCCTCTAAAATACTATGCCAACTAATTCATGATGATCTGTTTGTTacctttcagaaaactgaaagatgCTGATTTGAAACTCTTGCGTTGTACAACCTGTTTTCCCAAGCTCAGTTTTTATGGCTCTTCTCTGTGTTACTTACAGTTTTTCAACAATTTAAGATACTGAGAACTGAACTAAGCATAATATTCTGGCATCTGTCTCATTAGTGACATGAAATAACCTCTCAATTTCTGTTCATTACTGTATCATACATAGATTCAAGGATGAAATGATGCCCTTTCATTATGACATCACAATAACCTCTTCAACATTACACCTAAAACCTCCTCAGTCATTGCTTACCACAGATATAGTTACCACATATAAGACAATGGGCTCCACACTCCTTCATCCTAATCAGGTTTTGGAGTACTGCAGTaatacatgttttatttgtatagGCTTTACCTGACTGCTCAACTCTTACTAATGTTTATCACTGTCAAACATCTCACAACTTGCAGGTTTTTAGCTGTTGCATTCTTTTCCATATAATTGAGAAAAGTACTGAATAACGTGTGCCATAAAATTTTCGTACTTTCATTAGAAACACTTAAGTTTCACAAACCATTTCCTAGACATGCTAGCTGTTACTCCAGTAAACACTCGTTACTTAGTGTTACAAAGTGCTAGTATTTCTAATGAGAATGATTTAGGTACTATGTGGACAATACCTTGGAGGTGGGGAATATACATTACACCTACTTTACTATCCTTACCAATTATAATTTTTCCATGAGTGTTAAATTTCTCTGAGAAGACCTATTTTCCATAAGAGAATTTTGGTTCATATTATCTACATTCCCAGCCTTAGATTTCAGTTTCAGTCTGAACTGATCAGaactcattttgaaaaaaagaaagataaaaatgcagAGTCATCTTTAAGAACTCTACTTAGAGGTAAGTAGccttcattatttctttaagtAACCTCTGCACATTTCCATTGCCCAGAGTTTAACAAGCAGTAGCCCTTCCTCTAGATGATGAGAGGTGGAGATTACAGACGTAGCGTTGCCTTACCAAACCATGgcatccaaataaaataaaataacaaaactaatTTATCAAGTTATAAATAACAACTCTAACAAATGTAGTTCTTAACATAAGACATCTGTAGATCTGCATAGCAAACTTTAATAGCTGCTTTCTACCAGGAGTATGGTCTAAGCACTTCCTGAAAAAGGAGCAGTGGTAGCATATTTACTTAAGACTTACAAAGAAAACTAACACACTTGGAATGGGCATGGACAAACAGTTGCTGTTCTTTACTGTTCTCCTGATAAGAAGTGGTATGGATGATTTTCTATATTCTTACACCTAGCCAATCAAAATTCTCCTTAATAACCTTGCCATGCAAGTTGGatactttacatttttctgactAAGAACAAGGTATAAAGATAATGGGAAACCCATGGCTTTAATTGGTAACCTGGTTAACATCTAAGGATAAACTTTGATTATGGAAGAACTACTTTAACGCTATGAAGATAGTAAGAACGTAAGCTATGAAAACTTGCAACTTGAGCCATTCTGCCTGCTGCGGAGTGAGAActgggaaaatgaaaagcaattttctctAACGAGCTTAAGGTGAAGTGTTATAAGGTAAAGTCTAAGTAAATCTCTCTTGCCTTCCAAATCCAAGAGGCCCATGGGAAGCTGTTTAAATTATATTACAGTTGCACACTGTTAATCAGTTACCATGAGTGGAGACCAGCAGTGGTTCACTGCCTTGATAAGAACTAAATGAAGACAACAGATGATGAATGATTAATTCTAACAAACTCAGAGAAGATCCCGACTAGGCTGCTATTGGAATTGTAAAGAAATCGACTAAGTGATCCCATACTTGGAGCAAAGGGTTAAAAAGGGCAGGTATGGAAAAGTGCCATTAAGCCAGACTGTACTGTTGGCCCACACCACAAATTATACATCTGGATATTCAAAGACTACTCAAAAAACCTCACAGTCCTACACAACCTGAGTATTCCCATTCTACAAGTTAGGCAGAACCGAAATGTATCTGTAAACCCACCAGGATTATTTGTACCTTACAATGTTTAGAAAAGTGTCACATGCACACTGAACTACATGCCAGTaatatagcaaaaaaagaaagatgtacTCTTTCCTAACATAGTCAAGTAACATCACTGCACTTATTTGTTACTCCCATTAATTATTTATCTGCCTGGTAACAGAGACAAAGCATCTGAGATCTGCTCAGAATGCCAGAGACAAACCCTGGGCACACACATTTTACCGGGAAACCATCTTTATATTTGATTAAACACTCAGGGGAACTCAGTGCCACAGCCTTACAGAATAGCTGAGGTCAGAAGGGAGccctggagatcatctagtccaatgcCACTACCCAAAGCACAGTCAACTAGACCAGGCCCCTCAGGACAACGTCCAATTGAGTTCCGAGTAGTTCGGAAGAGGGAGACTCCTCAACCTCTTAGGGTAACCTGTTCCAGTCCTTACCCACCCTCACagttaaaaagttttttcttatgtctAAATGAAATTTCTTACATTTCAATTTGTGCCTGCTGTCCGTTGTCCATTCACTGGATATTGCTGAGAAAGTCTGGCTGCACCTTCTTTACATCCTTCTATCAGGTGTTTATGCATATTTACAAGATCCGTAACTATGCACAGTTCTACCCTCTTTGTTTTCATACTGTTTACAAACTTCagccataaaatatttcaacatcAGAATTTCTGGTGGCAAGAATTGTAGTTCAGTCTTGTCCAGTCATTTCTGCTCCTGAACTGTTCATCCCTTGTGCAAGCACAAACATTTGTGCAGCTACATGGTGAAACAATTCATTCAGCTgaaaaccaaccccaaaaatCCCTCTTCACTTTTGTTACAGCAGAATTGTTTCTCCAATCCAGTTCACCCTCAGTCTTCATTAGATATACTCACCTGGCCTCCATCTGAAAGAGTGCTCCCTTTAGCGGTAAGAGTTTATATATAAGAACACGTACTATcccaaataattaattttgccAATTAAATGATGAAGCCAAAAGGAACTGAGTTAATTTTTATCAATATGCTCTGCCAACGAGAAATAAAATGAGTCCATGGCAAAAATTATGCAGTTAGAACTCCAGCACAGCATTGAGGCGTGATGGAAAAACCCCCAGGCAACTGCATCAGTCCTCATAACAGACTTCTCTCCCAGTAATGTGGCAGTATGCCTACTGTACAGGTGATTCCCCATTCTGTAGGTAAGACTGAAGGTAAGTTGTACAAAGCCAGGCCACACAGTACTTAGGACAAGTCTGTGTGAATACCCTGAAAACAGAATGTTTCAGCTATAGCACgaagagttaaaaatatatttaaacattgTTTGTCAGTCTTAAAAAGAAGCATTCCTAAAATCTCTTTGCTAAGTCACTGTGACCAATAAGGATGATTTCAGTGCTGAGTATGGCTATGAATCACTCTACCATTCATCCTCCTGCTGTCTTCTTCAAATGAGCCTTCTGCGACCTATCCATCATCCACATATGTGGCTTCTTATCTGCTCTGAATTACAGTACTGCACTACAACATTTCTTCACTCTAGcacttttctgttcttcaccAACTATATCTTGTCTATTCTGCACCAGTATTCGCTGCTCTGTTGATTTGGAAACGTGACTCACAACTGCCTCTAACTTGCTTTGCTTCCTCATTGATAACAGATATAAGAAACCGAATGAGCAAAGGAGCTAAACACTATAATGGTAGGTAAAAATGCTGCATCTCCAGGATTTTGCATCATCTCATACACCAAAGACTCTGTATTAGTTTGAGTATTTTATGCTTATTGCAGccaaggtaaaagaaaaaataaaaaaaaaaaatgtctttacagtAGTCTACAGCCACATCACAAACATTCAGTTAAAATGTCAAGTATTTATACGTGTCATCATCATCTGCAAAATCTGTATGAAATCACATCACTTAGCTGGTATGTTCTTTTGGCAAATTAACTTTATAAAATCACCCTCATTTTTCCATTATGCAGAAATCTTTTTTACCTGCGAAGTTGACATGCGAGAGGTATCTTGCCGACCTGTTAAGTCAGACGACGAGATATTGACTGGGGCGCCCCGATGCAATCTCATACTCACTTTCCTTTCTCGTTCCATACCAGATACTGGCCGAGGAGAGGTGTTGGCTGTGAGAAAAACGGCATTAGATTCTCATAATGAGAAATGGGATTATAACATGGTCACCGGAAAAACTACACTCTCGCTGTCTGCATATAAAACTTCCACAGAGTCAAACAAGAGAAATCAAGGgctttgttttacatttacagaaatCTAAGTAGCAATTGGCAGGTAATGAGTGTATACAATTACCTTCAACCTAGTGAAaagcaaggggagaaaaaacaaaacaaaaaccccaaaccctgacCAGAGATAAATACCACTCAGGTATCCTAATTCTAATTTCTAATTCCCAATGACCAGGAACAAACTGCAAATTAATAGTAGTCTACAAGGTGCATCTATACAGGTATTTGCTTACTCACCAGCATGTGAAGTTGGGGTAAGAGGAGTAGGAGGAGCTACATCTTGTGTTCCTCTCAGCCTGCCAGAAGCAGTGGAGGGTAATCCACGCACAGCTGGATTTCGTGTATGTCTcaatctttcctctctttctcgTCTTTCACGTTCAGCAtcttcagctgctctgcttgCACCCTACGGGTCAAGACTAGTGAACAACTTGGGGGATTATTGAGCTTACAACTATATGTTCGgataaaattactgaaaataaagaactggACAAGCTGTGAAGTTTGTTAAGACATTAATTGTTTTGGTAAAATTTCTTGAGAACTGCCATAAATTGTGTTGATACGACTGCTGGGATAGTCTTCAAAATTCTAATATACACACATACTGTTATGGCAGCTGAATACCTCCTCAACAGTTGCAAATGACTTGTGCTGAAGATCAAGGtgggagaaaataataattccgCAACCTAGCCTGGTGACTGCCCTGAAGGAAGTATCTCAGAAGCCTTACACGCTTAAAACCCTGGAACTTCAACTTACTTGTAATTCAAACCCCATCTCATGGCTCCTGCATCTCTTGCCTTTCCTCATTTCCTGATCTTTTTTTCTAGACAATAGAGCttccaggaggaaaaaggcaagaTAATCTTATGGTATCAGTTAAGATACTCAAAACTGACAATGTTGTAAAAACATACCATTaccaaaaaaagttttagaaagCTACGTCAGCTACTCACAAATTTCAGCATGTTCCAGTCAAACACATAGTCATAGGAGAACCCTTGTCGGTGGAAGAGGTTTCTGAATAATTGCCTCAGATAGGAATAGTCTGGTTTGTCATCAAAACGCAAAGAACGGCAGAAATTCAAGTATGTGGCAAATTCAGCTGTAATAAAGGAAAGCCTGTTTTTGTCCTTCAGcttcacatttgctttttataattCTGAatcacaaaaaaccccacaaccaccCCAAACCCAAGAAATAGGGAATCTcctaaacataagaaaaataataatgaccTAATAGTAGAAATCTACTGAAGGCAACACTATAGCCCATCTATCAAGTCAATCCTGAAAAGGAAATTGTCTATCGCGAGCATGGAAAGATCTCATTTGTCAACAGAGAGGACCCAATATGAGAGTTCTTTAACAAcagttggggggtggggagggcaggacaGCTTTAAAACTacagttgagaaaaaaaaaatattttttttcctttctttgctttgaatatatttaaacacaATTTCTTGCAGGACACGGAATAGCATCTCTTTGTTGTTAAATCACATAAAGATTCGTGTTCGCTACCTCACAAAACACGCAAAAACTAGGGGACCCATATACATTTCCCGTGTAAGTCATGCTACAATTTTACATTTGCAATAGtctgaaaacctgtttttatATGGCACATGAAATACTAGTTACCCAGCAAAAAATGCATATTCTTGTCAATGCACCAGAGATAACAGCAGTATCAAAATACCAGCTTTTGAGTTCAAGTCTTTCTGGCTGAAATAGTATATTAATAATTTACcttaagaaagaaattctaaCAAACAGCACAAGAAAAGTTGATTAGTCTTCCCTGTTAACCCCAGTGAAAAAACATAGTTAGTGAACGTAAAGGAACATGTATGAAGCAACATTTGAAACAGATCAAAGACAGTAAGTTTTCATACAACCCTAACAAAAACAATAGTTCTCATTATCGTACCTAGCTGCCGAAGCCAGGAGCGTGGAAACAATAGAGACAGAACTCTTCATGAAACATCAACAATATTCTCTG from Aquila chrysaetos chrysaetos chromosome 5, bAquChr1.4, whole genome shotgun sequence carries:
- the CSNK1D gene encoding casein kinase I isoform X4 — protein: MVMELLGPSLEDLFNFCSRKFSLKTVLLLADQMISRIEYIHSKNFIHRDVKPDNFLMGLGKKGNLVYIIDFGLAKKYRDARTHQHIPYRENKNLTGTARYASINTHLGIEQSRRDDLESLGYVLMYFNLGSLPWQGLKAATKRQKYERISEKKMSTPIEVLCKGYPSEFATYLNFCRSLRFDDKPDYSYLRQLFRNLFHRQGFSYDYVFDWNMLKFGASRAAEDAERERREREERLRHTRNPAVRGLPSTASGRLRGTQDVAPPTPLTPTSHAANTSPRPVSGMERERKVSMRLHRGAPVNISSSDLTGRQDTSRMSTSQIPARVTTSVLQSAVHR